A region of Haloplanus sp. XH21 DNA encodes the following proteins:
- a CDS encoding succinate dehydrogenase, whose translation MAERYSSFTEGGRLWLWQRITAAFLIVVLAFHFFLLHFVHHANEVTFQMSAGRMEQWSYYSLMILFLVTATFHGVNGVYNALINVGLTGTKRQVVKVVLGVASLVLLVQGFRTANAWAGIDLLPIL comes from the coding sequence ATGGCCGAGCGCTACTCCTCGTTCACCGAGGGCGGCCGCCTGTGGCTCTGGCAGCGCATCACCGCTGCCTTCCTCATCGTCGTGCTCGCCTTCCATTTCTTCCTCCTGCATTTCGTCCACCACGCGAACGAGGTGACGTTCCAGATGAGTGCCGGTCGGATGGAGCAGTGGTCCTACTACTCGCTGATGATCCTCTTTCTGGTGACGGCGACGTTCCACGGCGTCAACGGCGTCTACAACGCCCTGATCAACGTGGGACTGACCGGCACCAAACGACAGGTCGTGAAAGTCGTCCTCGGCGTCGCGAGCCTCGTCCTGCTGGTACAGGGGTTCCGAACCGCGAACGCGTGGGCCGGCATCGACCTCCTCCCGATACTATGA
- the sdhC gene encoding succinate dehydrogenase, cytochrome b556 subunit, with protein MSQSYDRGLIEDFGRWREFSAGMWAWIFHKFTGWVLIGYLFTHVAVLSTALTSASADPATVAANQDLYTRTIQTLESLLVVRILEVGLLAVAVFHILNGTRLLLVDLGLGLESQDQSFYASLILTGAIVIASVPTFLAGVSL; from the coding sequence ATGAGTCAGTCCTATGATCGGGGCCTCATCGAGGACTTCGGCCGGTGGCGGGAGTTCTCGGCCGGCATGTGGGCCTGGATCTTTCACAAATTCACCGGGTGGGTGCTGATCGGCTACCTGTTCACCCACGTCGCCGTGCTGAGTACGGCACTCACGTCGGCGAGCGCCGACCCCGCGACCGTCGCGGCGAACCAGGACCTCTACACCCGGACGATCCAGACGCTGGAGAGTCTGCTGGTGGTCCGCATCCTCGAGGTCGGCCTGCTGGCGGTGGCCGTGTTTCACATCCTGAACGGGACGCGACTCCTCCTGGTCGACCTGGGCCTCGGCCTCGAAAGCCAGGACCAGAGCTTCTACGCGTCGCTGATCCTGACGGGCGCCATCGTGATCGCGAGCGTCCCCACGTTCCTCGCGGGGGTGTCGCTCTGA
- a CDS encoding DUF7115 domain-containing protein, with protein MSLPELVRTTLDDESVAARVDLGGEDLLLVTPTRTLVYRAEGLLSDESIEEYPHDAEYVGVEEGRRKATITLDYGLDGERTFTVPTARLDQVLHPVLAGVLNARGITDSGETIKRTFRFSELTIVITSARLVRHIGSAVWDEEYDEYHYDDVTDLDFEEGSVATSVVLTVGDRQERFKTPNDQARALREALVDAVCAYHGVDDVDALRAATTTTAEDDVEEEDADTAEDTVSFGDGPEPLGTSVPDADESDSSPANADAESETTDEPAPDRDGFGTSGFESAGVVDDPAVAEELAALRKAVEEQNEQLERQQQTIQQLIEELRRRG; from the coding sequence ATGAGTTTGCCCGAGCTCGTCCGGACGACCCTCGACGACGAGTCCGTGGCCGCCCGCGTGGATCTGGGCGGCGAGGATCTGCTCCTCGTGACGCCGACGCGGACGCTCGTCTACCGGGCCGAGGGCCTCCTGTCGGACGAATCGATCGAGGAATACCCCCACGACGCCGAGTACGTCGGCGTCGAGGAGGGGCGGCGCAAGGCCACGATCACGCTCGACTACGGTCTCGACGGCGAACGCACGTTTACAGTGCCGACGGCCCGGCTCGACCAGGTGCTCCACCCCGTACTCGCCGGCGTGTTGAACGCCCGTGGGATCACCGACTCGGGCGAGACGATCAAGCGTACCTTCCGCTTCAGCGAGTTGACTATCGTCATCACGAGCGCGCGCCTCGTCCGCCACATCGGGTCGGCGGTCTGGGACGAGGAGTACGACGAGTACCACTACGACGACGTGACCGACCTCGACTTCGAGGAGGGAAGCGTCGCGACATCGGTCGTGCTCACCGTCGGCGATCGACAGGAACGGTTCAAGACGCCGAACGATCAGGCCCGGGCGCTCCGCGAGGCGCTCGTCGACGCGGTGTGTGCGTACCACGGCGTCGACGACGTGGACGCGCTTCGCGCGGCCACGACCACCACGGCCGAGGACGACGTGGAGGAAGAGGACGCCGACACCGCGGAGGACACCGTGTCGTTCGGCGACGGACCGGAACCGCTGGGGACGAGCGTCCCCGACGCGGACGAGAGCGATTCGTCGCCGGCGAACGCCGACGCCGAATCCGAGACGACCGACGAACCCGCGCCGGACCGCGACGGGTTCGGTACCTCGGGGTTCGAGTCGGCGGGCGTCGTTGACGACCCGGCGGTCGCGGAGGAACTCGCCGCGCTCCGGAAGGCCGTCGAGGAGCAGAACGAGCAGCTCGAACGCCAGCAGCAGACGATCCAGCAACTGATCGAAGAGCTTCGGCGTCGCGGGTGA
- the gpmI gene encoding 2,3-bisphosphoglycerate-independent phosphoglycerate mutase, with amino-acid sequence MEAALVILDGWGLDGTGRNAVSAADTPTFDRILATGASGTLAVSGRRVGLPEGQMGNSEVGHLNIGAGRVVTQPLARINDSIDDGSFFENDALLGAIDHVESTGGRLHIMGLASTGGVHSHQRHLDALIDLAARNDVEAVTHAFTDGRDTPPTDGADSLAELDVTAAEHGTGDVATVVGRYYAMDRDENWERTKRAYDAIVDREADHVAPTGVDAVEAAYDRGETDEFVEPTVVSGAGDVAIEDGDAIVFANFRADRARQLVRMLADIDPEWGAAVDPPATHLVTMTAYDERFDFPVAFPPADLDDTLGAMLARAGKTQLRIAESEKYAHVTYFLNGGREVAYDGERRHIVESPDVPTYDQRPAMSATAVTAAAIDHIAESDPDVLVVNYANPDMVGHTGDFDAAVEAVEVVDTQLGRLIEAVHAAGGDVIVTADHGNAESMGDPDDPHTAHTANRVPFVYLAPGDDPSGGRRVRTGGSLCDVAPTVLAILGIEQPASMTGESLLE; translated from the coding sequence ATGGAAGCCGCGCTGGTCATCCTCGACGGGTGGGGACTCGACGGCACCGGCCGTAACGCCGTCTCGGCCGCCGACACGCCCACGTTCGACCGCATCCTGGCGACCGGGGCCTCCGGGACGCTCGCCGTCTCGGGGCGGCGCGTCGGGCTCCCGGAGGGACAGATGGGTAACAGCGAGGTCGGCCACCTCAACATCGGCGCCGGCCGCGTCGTCACCCAACCCCTCGCGCGCATCAACGATTCTATCGACGACGGCTCTTTCTTCGAGAACGACGCACTCTTGGGCGCTATCGATCACGTCGAATCGACCGGTGGCCGCCTGCACATCATGGGCCTTGCCAGCACCGGCGGGGTTCACTCCCACCAGCGCCACCTCGACGCCCTCATCGACCTCGCGGCTCGGAACGACGTCGAGGCGGTTACCCACGCCTTCACCGATGGGCGCGACACGCCGCCGACCGACGGAGCGGACTCGCTGGCCGAACTGGATGTCACGGCCGCCGAACACGGCACTGGTGACGTGGCGACCGTCGTCGGTCGCTACTACGCGATGGACCGCGACGAGAACTGGGAGCGGACCAAACGTGCCTACGACGCCATCGTCGACCGCGAGGCCGACCACGTCGCGCCGACCGGCGTCGACGCCGTCGAGGCCGCCTACGATCGCGGCGAGACCGACGAGTTCGTCGAGCCCACGGTCGTCAGTGGCGCCGGGGATGTCGCCATCGAGGACGGCGACGCCATCGTCTTCGCCAACTTCCGCGCGGACCGCGCCCGGCAACTCGTCCGGATGCTCGCCGACATCGACCCCGAGTGGGGCGCCGCGGTCGATCCGCCGGCCACCCACCTCGTCACGATGACCGCGTACGACGAGCGGTTCGACTTCCCCGTCGCCTTCCCGCCAGCGGACCTCGACGACACGCTCGGGGCGATGCTCGCCCGCGCGGGCAAGACACAACTGCGGATCGCCGAGTCCGAGAAGTACGCCCACGTCACCTACTTCCTCAACGGCGGGCGCGAAGTGGCGTACGACGGTGAACGGCGTCACATCGTCGAGAGTCCCGACGTGCCCACCTACGATCAGCGCCCCGCAATGAGCGCCACGGCAGTCACCGCCGCCGCCATCGACCACATCGCCGAATCCGACCCCGACGTGCTGGTGGTGAACTACGCCAATCCCGACATGGTCGGGCATACGGGCGACTTCGATGCGGCGGTCGAGGCGGTCGAGGTGGTCGACACCCAACTCGGACGGCTCATCGAGGCGGTCCACGCCGCCGGCGGCGACGTTATCGTCACCGCGGACCACGGCAACGCCGAGTCGATGGGCGACCCTGACGACCCGCACACCGCTCACACCGCCAACCGCGTCCCCTTCGTCTATCTCGCGCCCGGCGACGATCCGTCCGGCGGCCGGCGCGTCAGGACCGGCGGATCGCTCTGTGACGTCGCGCCGACGGTGTTGGCGATTCTCGGGATCGAACAACCGGCGTCGATGACCGGCGAGTCACTCCTCGAGTAG
- a CDS encoding RNA-guided pseudouridylation complex pseudouridine synthase subunit Cbf5, with the protein MTLRDPPGTRDLDGLLRFGVLNLDKPPGPSAHQVAGWIRDMADLDRAAHAGTLDPKVTGCLPVMLGDATRLAPVFLEGRKEYVAVLELHGRAPANLDDVVAEFEGEIYQKPPRKSAVARRLRTRTIHGLDVLEQRDRQVLLRIECASGTYVRKLCHDLGLALGTGAHMGDLRRTATDPFDDRDLVTMQDFADALAFAAERDEKPIRAVVDPAERILDGIPSVTIAPSAAEQVATGAPVYAPGVIDSKASPVENGEAPLVACHTPDGSAVCLGRLVGDPEADSGLVVDLERVLV; encoded by the coding sequence GTGACCCTCCGCGACCCGCCCGGAACGCGCGACCTCGACGGCCTGCTTCGGTTCGGCGTGCTCAACCTCGACAAACCGCCGGGACCCTCGGCCCACCAGGTCGCGGGCTGGATCCGCGACATGGCCGACCTCGACCGCGCCGCCCACGCCGGCACGCTCGACCCGAAGGTGACGGGCTGTCTCCCCGTCATGCTGGGCGACGCGACCCGCCTCGCGCCCGTCTTCCTCGAAGGACGGAAGGAGTACGTCGCCGTCCTCGAACTGCACGGCCGGGCGCCCGCCAACCTCGACGACGTGGTTGCGGAGTTCGAGGGCGAAATCTACCAGAAACCGCCGCGGAAAAGCGCCGTCGCCCGCCGTCTCCGCACCCGGACGATCCACGGGTTGGACGTCCTCGAACAGCGCGACCGACAGGTGTTGCTCCGCATCGAGTGTGCGAGCGGGACGTACGTCCGGAAGCTGTGTCACGACCTGGGTCTCGCGCTCGGGACCGGCGCCCACATGGGCGACCTCCGTCGGACGGCGACCGATCCCTTCGACGACCGCGACCTCGTGACCATGCAGGACTTCGCCGACGCCCTCGCGTTCGCGGCGGAGAGAGACGAGAAGCCGATTCGGGCGGTCGTCGACCCCGCCGAACGGATCCTCGACGGCATCCCGTCGGTCACGATCGCGCCGAGCGCCGCCGAGCAGGTGGCGACGGGCGCGCCCGTCTACGCGCCCGGCGTGATCGACAGCAAGGCTAGCCCCGTCGAGAACGGGGAAGCCCCGCTCGTCGCCTGCCACACGCCCGACGGATCGGCCGTCTGTCTGGGGCGTCTCGTCGGCGATCCGGAGGCCGACTCGGGTCTCGTCGTCGACCTCGAACGGGTGCTGGTCTGA
- a CDS encoding TVP38/TMEM64 family protein produces MERRLRPLVGVCLVGAVALLGWLVAPDEALRRLAWLAADPLRLTAALVAVAVVRPLFAWPTTLLAVVAGYGLGVAGFPLALALVVLTSVPPYWLAGRSAGGGRVALAGERLVAETGDLRSVVGSRLLPLPSDVVSAGAGVAGVSLPAFALGTAIGEIPWVAAGVVAGASLGSLETVSLSAAMHPGVIVGAAILAALAFVGPCYRLLVGDLLEE; encoded by the coding sequence ATGGAGCGTCGTCTGCGACCGCTCGTGGGGGTCTGTCTCGTCGGAGCGGTGGCCCTCCTCGGCTGGCTGGTCGCCCCCGACGAGGCGCTCCGCCGGTTGGCCTGGCTGGCCGCCGACCCGCTTCGACTGACGGCCGCCCTCGTCGCCGTGGCCGTCGTCCGCCCGCTGTTCGCGTGGCCGACGACGCTGCTCGCCGTCGTGGCGGGCTACGGCCTGGGCGTCGCCGGCTTCCCGCTCGCGCTCGCGCTGGTCGTGCTGACGAGCGTGCCGCCCTACTGGCTCGCGGGGCGAAGCGCGGGCGGCGGGCGGGTCGCCCTGGCCGGCGAGCGATTGGTGGCGGAGACGGGCGACCTGCGGAGCGTCGTCGGGAGTCGTCTCCTTCCGCTCCCCTCGGACGTAGTGTCGGCGGGAGCGGGCGTCGCCGGCGTCTCGCTCCCAGCGTTCGCGCTCGGCACCGCCATCGGCGAAATACCGTGGGTCGCCGCGGGCGTCGTTGCCGGCGCGTCGTTGGGGTCGTTAGAGACCGTCTCGCTCTCGGCCGCGATGCATCCCGGCGTCATCGTCGGCGCGGCCATCCTCGCGGCGCTGGCGTTCGTCGGCCCGTGTTACCGCCTCCTCGTGGGCGACCTACTCGAGGAGTGA
- a CDS encoding succinate dehydrogenase/fumarate reductase iron-sulfur subunit, translated as MSTQRPETETEADSAETDAEAETPRERRQAEKRRQAERRERERVEETERAAADAERYHLKVFRYDPEVEGKQEPRFDDFHVPYETGMTVLDALIYARDEFDASLTFRHSCRQAICGSDALFINGSQRLGCQTQLSDLEQPVRIEPLPHQEVIKDLVVDMEHFYDQMEAVEPYFQTTEQPEGDLEEQRQSRENREKIKTSTRCIWCGACMSSCNIAAGDNEYLGPAAINKAYRFAMDEREGEEMKQRRLEIIEQEHGVWRCQTQFSCTEVCPKDIPLTEHIQELKREAVKSNLKFW; from the coding sequence ATGAGTACGCAACGACCCGAGACCGAGACCGAGGCGGACAGCGCGGAAACCGACGCCGAGGCCGAGACGCCCCGCGAGCGCCGCCAAGCCGAAAAACGCCGGCAGGCCGAACGGCGAGAGCGAGAACGCGTCGAAGAGACCGAACGCGCCGCCGCCGACGCGGAGCGCTACCATCTGAAGGTGTTCCGCTACGACCCCGAAGTCGAGGGGAAACAGGAGCCTCGCTTCGACGACTTCCACGTCCCCTACGAGACGGGGATGACGGTGCTCGACGCCCTCATCTACGCCCGCGACGAGTTCGACGCCAGCCTCACCTTCCGACACTCCTGTCGGCAGGCCATCTGTGGCTCCGACGCCCTGTTCATCAACGGCTCGCAGCGCCTCGGCTGTCAGACGCAGTTGTCGGACCTCGAGCAACCGGTTCGCATCGAGCCCCTCCCGCACCAAGAGGTCATCAAGGACCTGGTCGTGGACATGGAGCATTTCTACGACCAGATGGAGGCGGTCGAACCCTACTTCCAGACGACCGAGCAGCCCGAGGGTGACCTAGAAGAACAGCGTCAGAGCCGGGAGAACCGCGAGAAGATCAAGACCTCGACCCGGTGTATCTGGTGTGGCGCGTGTATGTCCTCCTGTAACATCGCCGCGGGCGACAACGAGTATCTCGGTCCGGCGGCCATCAACAAGGCCTACCGCTTCGCGATGGACGAACGCGAGGGCGAGGAGATGAAACAGCGGCGCCTGGAGATCATCGAACAGGAACACGGCGTCTGGCGGTGTCAGACCCAGTTCTCCTGTACCGAAGTGTGTCCGAAGGACATCCCCCTGACCGAACACATCCAGGAGCTGAAACGCGAGGCAGTCAAGAGCAACCTGAAATTCTGGTAA
- a CDS encoding type II toxin-antitoxin system VapC family toxin produces MPVVYFDTCALAKRYYREPGHRKVKELVGNPANTIVFSNIGVVEMSSVIHKKIRNNNLTSQNGRLRLARFVFETKRDYLTLPADNDFLKKSLGYVNKHGLTTLDSIHFATAKKVESECSNFVFISADSALVDAAKAENMNYVNPDP; encoded by the coding sequence ATGCCTGTCGTATATTTTGACACCTGCGCTCTTGCTAAACGCTACTACAGGGAACCGGGGCACAGGAAGGTGAAAGAGTTAGTTGGCAACCCCGCAAATACTATCGTTTTTAGCAATATCGGCGTTGTCGAAATGTCCTCTGTTATTCATAAAAAGATTCGTAATAACAATCTCACCAGCCAAAATGGCCGACTGCGGCTGGCACGGTTTGTTTTTGAAACTAAACGAGACTATCTGACACTACCCGCCGATAATGATTTTTTAAAGAAATCACTCGGGTATGTAAACAAGCATGGTCTAACGACACTTGATTCCATCCACTTTGCTACGGCAAAGAAAGTTGAAAGCGAATGTTCAAATTTTGTGTTCATTAGCGCAGATTCAGCCCTAGTCGATGCGGCAAAAGCCGAAAATATGAATTATGTTAATCCGGATCCGTGA
- a CDS encoding CNNM domain-containing protein: MTPLELALRLLAGVLLILANGFFVAIEFALTRVRQYPESEFDTPALRRAWEMTQDLEIYLTSCQVGITASSIAVGIVAEPALAALVEPVFAGSALASVGAGALVAYAIINLVHLTHGEQTPTYLGVERSKFVCRYGARPLYWFAWLISPVMRVGDTVAKGTLKLFGIEMTGAWLETEEEVIETRAQLRNRIDSLLEEGEISEERQEEVLNALAVGDTHVEAIMVDAADIVALSTTASVSENLETMRAAPHTRFPLVGEGLADFRGIVYTPSVLTHFEALERDERTFEDIAVPPMTLSPETTISDAFDRFQDEDQELALVVQDDEVVGLVTATDALEAVLGELEDPLDRAAGT; this comes from the coding sequence ATGACACCGCTGGAACTCGCGCTCCGACTCCTCGCCGGGGTGTTGCTCATCCTGGCAAACGGCTTCTTCGTCGCCATCGAATTCGCGCTCACGCGGGTCCGACAGTACCCCGAATCGGAGTTCGACACGCCCGCCCTCCGTCGGGCGTGGGAGATGACACAGGACCTCGAAATCTACCTCACGAGCTGTCAGGTCGGCATCACCGCCTCCAGCATCGCGGTCGGGATCGTCGCCGAACCCGCCCTGGCCGCACTCGTCGAACCCGTATTCGCCGGGAGCGCGCTGGCGTCGGTCGGCGCCGGCGCGCTCGTCGCCTACGCCATCATCAACCTCGTCCACCTGACCCACGGCGAGCAGACACCGACGTATCTCGGCGTCGAGCGCTCGAAGTTCGTCTGCCGGTACGGCGCGCGGCCGCTGTACTGGTTCGCGTGGCTGATCTCGCCGGTCATGCGCGTCGGCGACACCGTCGCGAAGGGGACGCTCAAACTGTTCGGCATCGAGATGACGGGCGCCTGGCTCGAAACCGAGGAAGAGGTCATCGAGACCCGCGCCCAGCTCCGCAACCGCATCGACAGCCTGCTCGAGGAGGGAGAGATCTCGGAGGAGCGCCAGGAGGAGGTGCTCAACGCGCTCGCGGTCGGGGACACACACGTCGAAGCGATCATGGTCGACGCCGCGGACATCGTCGCGCTCTCGACGACGGCGTCGGTGTCGGAGAACCTAGAGACGATGCGGGCGGCGCCCCACACCCGCTTCCCGCTCGTCGGCGAGGGACTGGCCGACTTCCGGGGCATCGTCTACACGCCGTCGGTACTGACGCATTTCGAGGCGCTCGAGCGCGACGAGCGGACGTTCGAAGATATCGCCGTCCCGCCGATGACGCTCTCGCCGGAGACGACGATCAGCGACGCCTTCGATCGGTTTCAGGACGAAGATCAGGAACTCGCCCTAGTCGTCCAAGACGACGAGGTCGTCGGCCTCGTCACCGCGACGGACGCCCTCGAAGCCGTGCTGGGAGAACTCGAAGACCCGCTCGACCGCGCGGCCGGCACCTAA
- a CDS encoding DUF1405 domain-containing protein, which produces MVTVQLPFDAERCLEYYLGNAPSLSTLLVANGVAFLVGVSFYVHSSPSLASLPAVLYPLFADSPTALALVTLSLATLLPTLDRRVRTAPTNVPLAYLHTFAFIWLLKYGLWTVVALNLRPDLYVGFAGAALWDYWGIILTHLLFVVEAFAIPYYGVTTDRALKAALGALLLNDAFDYLLGYHPPLRYDPGLPLILATLALSVGAVVVADRMFDRLDTFDPLAPGGGE; this is translated from the coding sequence ATGGTCACGGTTCAGTTACCGTTCGACGCCGAGCGCTGTCTGGAGTATTATCTCGGCAACGCGCCCAGTCTCTCCACGCTCCTAGTCGCCAACGGCGTCGCCTTCCTCGTCGGCGTGAGTTTCTACGTCCACTCCTCGCCCTCGCTCGCGTCCCTGCCGGCCGTTCTCTATCCGCTGTTCGCCGACTCGCCGACGGCGCTCGCCCTCGTGACGCTCTCGCTCGCGACGTTGCTGCCGACGCTCGACCGGCGGGTCCGTACCGCACCCACGAACGTTCCGCTCGCCTACCTCCATACGTTCGCGTTCATCTGGCTCCTGAAGTACGGCCTCTGGACGGTCGTGGCGCTGAATCTCCGTCCCGACCTCTATGTCGGCTTCGCCGGCGCCGCGCTTTGGGACTACTGGGGAATCATCCTCACCCATCTCCTCTTCGTCGTTGAAGCGTTCGCCATCCCCTACTACGGAGTGACGACCGACCGGGCGCTGAAGGCGGCCCTCGGGGCGTTGCTCCTGAACGACGCCTTCGACTACCTGCTCGGCTACCACCCGCCGCTCCGCTACGACCCCGGCCTCCCCTTGATCCTCGCGACGCTCGCGCTGTCGGTCGGTGCCGTCGTCGTCGCCGACCGGATGTTCGACCGCCTCGACACCTTCGATCCGCTGGCGCCGGGAGGTGGCGAATGA
- a CDS encoding DUF106 domain-containing protein produces the protein MARIEQKVQDLVSEDAEMEAVIRTVLDRADDGEVKWVDVRDDLSSGQWGRLIESGVLVDGEAGFQLADPEATRDALSNGTSTGTTTTTSTDGDEESSWSKWDKGAAVVSVALFAGYSWQPMRDVIGTFMDVFLGPLNAALPFYAVVMVLAVVTGLYSTILQANLMDTEMMGEYQEKMQEIQEKRKKAKEEGDDEALDRIQDEQMEAMGDQMGMFKEQFRPMVWIMFLTIPVFLWMYWKVGIGDPSSGEFGRMVLPFRGSVAWKDPVLGPVQVWIVWYFLCSMGFTQIIRKGLNIDISPTGN, from the coding sequence CGACCGCGCGGACGACGGCGAGGTCAAGTGGGTCGACGTCCGCGACGACCTCTCCAGCGGACAGTGGGGCCGCCTCATCGAGAGCGGGGTGTTGGTCGACGGCGAGGCCGGCTTTCAGCTGGCCGACCCCGAGGCGACCCGCGACGCCCTCAGCAACGGCACGTCGACGGGGACGACGACCACCACGTCGACCGACGGGGACGAGGAGTCCTCGTGGTCGAAATGGGACAAGGGCGCGGCCGTCGTCAGCGTCGCGCTCTTCGCCGGGTACTCGTGGCAACCGATGCGGGACGTCATCGGCACGTTCATGGACGTGTTCCTCGGTCCGTTGAACGCCGCACTGCCGTTCTACGCCGTCGTCATGGTCCTCGCCGTGGTGACGGGGCTGTACTCGACGATCCTGCAGGCGAACCTGATGGACACCGAGATGATGGGCGAGTATCAGGAGAAGATGCAGGAGATCCAGGAGAAACGGAAGAAAGCGAAAGAGGAGGGCGACGACGAGGCTCTCGACCGCATTCAGGACGAGCAGATGGAGGCCATGGGCGACCAGATGGGCATGTTCAAAGAGCAGTTCCGCCCGATGGTCTGGATCATGTTCCTCACCATCCCCGTCTTCCTGTGGATGTACTGGAAGGTCGGCATCGGCGACCCGAGCAGCGGCGAGTTCGGGCGGATGGTGCTCCCCTTCCGCGGGAGCGTCGCGTGGAAGGATCCGGTGCTCGGGCCGGTGCAAGTGTGGATCGTCTGGTATTTCCTCTGCTCGATGGGGTTCACCCAGATCATCCGCAAGGGGCTGAACATCGACATCAGTCCCACCGGGAACTGA
- a CDS encoding DNA-3-methyladenine glycosylase family protein, translating to MTDWKRVLRTDPVMADLIETHGDNRVTPAEGPFRRLAVSIINQQLSTASAAAIRERAFDSLGEVTPESVLAADRDSLRDAGLSRTKVDYLRNAAEAFRDRDLTPAGLADHDDEAVVEELTRITGIGRWTAEMYLIFVLGREDVLPLGDLAVRRGLETLYGVDDRAAMRDVADAWRPYRSYGTLYVWDAYES from the coding sequence ATGACCGACTGGAAGCGCGTCCTCCGAACGGATCCGGTGATGGCCGATCTGATCGAGACCCACGGCGATAACCGCGTCACACCGGCCGAGGGTCCGTTTCGACGGCTCGCCGTCAGCATCATCAACCAGCAGCTGTCGACCGCGAGCGCCGCCGCCATCCGCGAGCGCGCATTCGACTCCCTCGGTGAGGTGACGCCGGAGTCGGTGCTGGCGGCCGACCGCGACAGCCTCCGGGACGCCGGTCTCTCGCGCACCAAGGTGGACTATCTCCGCAACGCCGCCGAGGCGTTCCGCGACCGCGACCTCACGCCCGCAGGCCTGGCGGATCACGACGACGAAGCGGTGGTCGAGGAACTCACGCGGATCACGGGGATCGGTCGTTGGACCGCCGAGATGTACCTCATTTTCGTTCTGGGCCGCGAGGACGTGTTACCGCTCGGTGACCTCGCCGTCCGGCGCGGCCTGGAAACGCTCTACGGCGTCGACGACCGCGCGGCGATGCGCGACGTCGCGGACGCGTGGCGGCCGTACCGCTCCTACGGCACCCTGTACGTCTGGGACGCGTACGAGAGTTAG
- a CDS encoding DUF5830 family protein, protein MTDDGVTDDRARDDARVELALDLLANLEHDELSLSAAVDRIETVTTDPTLTRTILDEAELRGIIERENGRIRVRRGGFVSFERQVVTREGEFDCRRCGASLSIGHFVRFEAGELGPFGSSCVRKVLGRTDDA, encoded by the coding sequence GTGACCGACGACGGCGTGACGGACGACCGAGCGCGAGACGACGCCCGCGTCGAACTCGCGCTCGACCTGCTGGCGAACCTCGAACACGACGAGCTATCGCTGTCGGCCGCCGTCGACCGCATCGAGACGGTGACGACTGATCCGACGCTGACGCGGACCATCCTCGACGAGGCGGAGCTACGGGGCATCATCGAGCGCGAGAACGGGCGCATCCGCGTTCGGCGCGGCGGGTTCGTCAGCTTCGAGCGCCAGGTGGTGACTCGCGAGGGCGAGTTCGACTGCCGACGCTGTGGGGCGAGTCTCTCCATCGGCCACTTCGTTCGGTTCGAGGCGGGCGAACTCGGCCCCTTCGGCTCTTCCTGTGTGCGAAAAGTGCTCGGACGGACGGACGACGCCTAG
- the cmk gene encoding (d)CMP kinase, translating into MLLTVSGPAGSGKSTTAASLAETLDLDHVSGGDIFRNLAAERGYSPVEFNELAEEDEQIDRDLDRRLYEIARDRDGVVLESRLAGWLAGDHADFRFWLDAPIDVRAARIADREDKSTAQAREETLRRERSERKRYAEYYSIPIDDLAIYDLVMNTARWTAADVETILTLAIERYDAGTDEGRYPVDSIDFEP; encoded by the coding sequence ATGCTACTCACCGTCTCCGGACCGGCGGGCAGTGGAAAGAGCACCACTGCCGCCAGTCTTGCGGAAACTCTCGATCTAGATCACGTCAGCGGTGGCGACATCTTCCGCAATCTCGCGGCCGAGCGGGGGTATTCGCCGGTCGAATTCAACGAACTCGCCGAGGAGGACGAACAGATCGACCGCGACCTCGACCGGCGCCTGTACGAAATCGCGCGGGATCGCGACGGGGTCGTCCTCGAATCGCGTCTCGCGGGGTGGCTCGCGGGCGACCACGCCGACTTCCGCTTCTGGCTCGACGCGCCGATCGACGTCCGGGCCGCCCGCATCGCCGACCGCGAGGACAAATCCACAGCCCAGGCCCGCGAGGAGACGCTCCGCCGAGAGCGAAGCGAGCGGAAACGCTACGCCGAGTACTACAGCATCCCCATCGACGACCTCGCGATCTACGACCTCGTGATGAACACGGCCAGGTGGACCGCCGCGGACGTCGAAACCATCCTCACGCTGGCGATCGAACGCTACGACGCCGGCACCGACGAGGGGCGCTACCCCGTCGACAGCATCGACTTCGAACCGTGA